The following are encoded together in the Desulfococcus multivorans genome:
- a CDS encoding ABC transporter ATP-binding protein — translation MTAKGIRIQGLKKRYGSGDTAVDALKTVDMHVAPGEVVGLIGPSGSGKSTLLKCLGAVIEPTAGKMILGDDIIYDDGWKVKDLRALRRDRIGFVFQAPYLIPFLDVTDNVALLPMLAGMPNAEARKRAIELFKALDVEHRAKAMPSQLSGGEQQRVAIARGLVNRPPVILADEPTAPLDSERALAVIRILNDMAQKFETAIIVVTHDEKIIPTFKRIYHIRDGVTYEEEGEGRGFE, via the coding sequence ATGACTGCTAAAGGTATTCGTATCCAGGGGTTAAAAAAACGTTATGGAAGCGGCGATACCGCCGTTGATGCCCTGAAGACGGTCGACATGCACGTTGCGCCGGGTGAAGTTGTCGGACTGATAGGTCCTTCTGGATCTGGCAAAAGCACGCTCCTTAAATGTTTGGGAGCGGTGATCGAGCCGACCGCCGGGAAAATGATACTCGGAGATGACATCATTTATGACGACGGCTGGAAGGTCAAAGATCTTCGTGCCTTGCGACGGGACCGGATCGGCTTTGTATTCCAAGCACCTTATCTGATTCCTTTCCTCGACGTTACCGACAACGTCGCTCTTCTGCCCATGCTGGCGGGAATGCCAAACGCCGAGGCGCGTAAGCGGGCAATTGAATTGTTTAAAGCGCTTGATGTGGAACATCGCGCCAAGGCCATGCCATCTCAACTCTCTGGTGGAGAACAGCAACGAGTGGCTATTGCACGTGGCCTGGTCAATCGTCCTCCGGTAATACTGGCCGATGAACCGACCGCTCCGCTTGATAGCGAGCGCGCCCTGGCTGTAATCCGGATATTGAACGATATGGCTCAAAAATTCGAGACCGCCATTATTGTCGTCACCCACGACGAAAAAATCATTCCCACCTTTAAACGCATTTATCACATCCGTGACGGGGTGACCTATGAAGAAGAAGGTGAAGGACGTGGCTTCGAATGA